One genomic segment of Fusobacterium varium includes these proteins:
- the gyrA gene encoding DNA gyrase subunit A, translated as MSNVTKRYIEEEMKQSYLDYSMSVIVSRALPDVRDGMKPVHRRILFAMNELGMTYDKAYKKSARIVGEVLGKYHPHGDSSVYGAIVRMAQDFNYRYPLVDGHGNFGSIDGDSAAAMRYTEARMAKISGELMEDIDKNTIDFMKNFDDSLDEPTVLPAKLPNLLLNGATGIAVGMATNIPPHNLGELVDGILAQIENPDITCLELMDYIKGPDFPTGGIIDGHKGIRDAYLTGRGKIRVRGKVEVEELKSGKANIIIKEIPYQLNKAVLIEKIADLVKEKKINGISDLRDESDRDGIRVVIEVKKGEEPELILNKLYKFTELQNTFGIIMLALVNNAPKVLNLKEIIAEYLKHRFIVITRRTQFDLEKAEKRAHILQGYRIALENIDRIIEIIRGSADGNTAREVLIEKYGFSDVQSRAILDMKLQRLTGLEREKIDAEYIEIEKYILELKDILSHDSKIYDIIKKELIYLKEKYGDERKTVIENERMEILPEDLIKDESVILTLTNKGYVKRMEVSKYKAQKRGGKGVASQNTIEDDFVVSIDSATNLDTLMIFTNQGRVFNLKVYEIPESSKQSRGKLISNIIRIREDEKIRAVIKTRDFSSENEVVFVTKEGLIKKTNLNEFKNINNSGLKAIKLKPEDDIIYVGLIEEIDKEELLLATKLGQSIRFGSDNVRATGRDTMGVKAITLKEGDSVVSAMLIKDRDGMILTMTENGYGKRTRIDEYPLQARSGKGVINLRCNAKTGDVVSVLPAPDSEELMAITSSGIVIRMPMSSITIYGRATQGVIVMKVDNGEKVVSITKVKSEDDDEIEEADVVSTKE; from the coding sequence ATGTCGAATGTTACAAAAAGATATATAGAGGAGGAGATGAAACAATCTTATCTTGACTACTCTATGAGTGTTATTGTCAGTAGAGCACTTCCAGATGTAAGAGATGGAATGAAACCTGTACATAGAAGAATACTTTTTGCTATGAATGAATTGGGAATGACATATGATAAAGCTTACAAAAAGTCAGCTAGAATCGTAGGGGAAGTACTGGGGAAATACCATCCACATGGGGATTCATCAGTATATGGAGCTATTGTAAGAATGGCTCAAGATTTTAACTATAGATACCCACTTGTAGATGGACATGGAAACTTTGGGTCTATAGATGGTGACTCAGCAGCAGCAATGAGATATACAGAGGCAAGAATGGCTAAAATCAGTGGAGAGCTGATGGAGGATATAGATAAAAATACAATAGATTTTATGAAAAACTTTGATGATTCGTTAGATGAGCCAACAGTTCTTCCAGCAAAATTGCCAAATCTTCTTTTAAATGGAGCTACAGGGATAGCAGTAGGAATGGCTACAAATATTCCACCACACAATTTAGGAGAACTTGTAGATGGAATTTTAGCTCAAATAGAAAATCCAGATATAACTTGTTTAGAGCTAATGGATTATATAAAAGGTCCTGACTTCCCAACAGGTGGAATAATAGATGGACACAAGGGAATTAGAGATGCTTATTTAACTGGTAGAGGAAAAATAAGAGTAAGAGGAAAAGTTGAAGTTGAAGAGTTAAAAAGTGGAAAAGCAAATATTATAATTAAAGAGATTCCATATCAACTAAATAAAGCTGTTCTTATTGAAAAGATAGCTGATTTAGTAAAAGAGAAGAAAATCAATGGAATATCAGATTTGAGAGATGAGTCTGACAGAGATGGAATAAGAGTTGTAATTGAGGTTAAGAAAGGTGAAGAGCCTGAACTTATCTTAAATAAACTATATAAATTTACAGAACTTCAAAATACTTTTGGAATCATTATGCTAGCACTTGTAAATAATGCTCCTAAAGTTTTAAATTTAAAAGAGATCATAGCTGAATATCTAAAACATAGATTTATAGTTATCACAAGAAGAACTCAATTTGATTTGGAAAAAGCAGAGAAGAGAGCACATATTTTACAAGGGTATAGAATTGCCTTAGAAAATATTGATAGAATAATTGAGATAATTAGAGGATCAGCAGATGGAAATACAGCTAGAGAGGTTTTAATTGAAAAGTATGGTTTCTCTGATGTACAATCAAGAGCTATCCTTGATATGAAACTTCAAAGATTAACAGGTTTAGAAAGAGAAAAAATTGATGCTGAATATATTGAAATAGAGAAATATATTTTAGAACTAAAAGATATTCTTTCACATGATTCAAAAATATATGATATTATAAAGAAAGAGCTTATTTACCTAAAAGAAAAATATGGTGATGAGAGAAAAACTGTTATAGAAAATGAAAGAATGGAGATACTTCCAGAGGATCTAATTAAAGATGAAAGTGTTATTTTAACTCTTACAAATAAAGGGTATGTAAAGAGAATGGAAGTAAGTAAATATAAAGCTCAAAAAAGAGGTGGAAAGGGAGTTGCGAGTCAAAATACTATAGAGGATGATTTTGTAGTAAGTATTGATTCAGCAACAAACTTAGATACTTTAATGATCTTTACAAACCAAGGAAGAGTATTTAACCTAAAAGTTTATGAAATTCCAGAATCTTCAAAACAATCTAGAGGAAAACTAATTAGTAATATAATTAGAATTAGAGAGGACGAGAAGATAAGGGCTGTAATCAAAACAAGAGATTTCTCTTCTGAAAATGAAGTGGTATTTGTTACTAAAGAGGGACTTATCAAGAAAACAAATCTAAATGAATTTAAAAATATTAATAATTCTGGATTAAAAGCTATTAAATTAAAGCCAGAAGATGATATAATATACGTAGGACTAATAGAGGAGATAGATAAAGAGGAACTTCTATTGGCAACTAAATTAGGGCAATCAATAAGATTTGGAAGTGACAATGTAAGAGCTACTGGAAGAGATACTATGGGAGTTAAAGCAATTACATTAAAAGAGGGAGACTCTGTTGTTTCAGCAATGCTTATAAAAGATAGAGATGGAATGATTCTTACTATGACTGAAAATGGATATGGAAAGAGAACAAGAATAGATGAATATCCATTACAAGCTAGATCTGGTAAGGGAGTTATCAACTTGAGATGCAATGCTAAAACAGGAGATGTAGTTTCTGTCCTTCCAGCTCCAGACAGTGAAGAATTGATGGCTATAACATCATCAGGTATTGTAATAAGAATGCCTATGAGCTCAATAACTATCTATGGAAGAGCAACTCAAGGGGTTATTGTTATGAAAGTAGATAACGGAGAGAAAGTGGTATCTATAACAAAGGTAAAATCTGAAGATGATGATGAAATAGAAGAAGCAGATGTAGTTTCAACAAAAGAGTAA
- the gyrB gene encoding DNA topoisomerase (ATP-hydrolyzing) subunit B, whose protein sequence is MSSNYQAENITVLEGLEAVRKRPGMYIGTTSERGLHHLVWEIVDNSVDEALAGYCNRIEVSILPDNIIEVKDNGRGIPVGIHPKYGKSALEIVLTVLHAGGKFENDNYKVSGGLHGVGVSVVNALSEWLEVTVRTDGKIWYQRYDRGIPEEDVKEIGVAGKDEHGTTVRFKADYEIFETLVYDYNTLKNRLKELAYLNKDLEICLSDSRKEPFKKEEFKFEGGIVDFLKEITEDTEKLISEPIYMSGEIDNVAVDIAFLYTVNQAEIIYSFVNNINTHEGGTHVSGFRTALTRVINDVGKTQGYLKEKDGKLLGNDIREGVTAIVSVKVPQPQFEGQTKTKLGNSEVSGIVSTIVGNSLKIVLEDNPNDTKIIIDKILNSKKAREAAQRARELVLRKSVLEVGSLPGKLADCSSKDPAECEIYIVEGDSAGGSAKQGRDRSHQAILPLRGKILNVEKAGLHKALENNEVRSMITAFGTSIGDSFNIEKLRYGKIIIMTDADVDGAHIRTLLLTFLYRYLVELIYNGHVYIAQPPLYKITTGKQIRYAYSDKELKEITSVFEGEDKRYTLQRYKGLGEMNPEQLWETTMDPKSRTLLQVTIDDARAADMLFDKLMGDKVDPRREFIEENAEYVKNLDI, encoded by the coding sequence ATGAGTAGTAATTATCAAGCAGAAAATATTACAGTCCTGGAAGGATTGGAGGCAGTAAGAAAGAGACCAGGGATGTATATAGGGACAACTTCTGAAAGAGGGCTACATCATCTTGTATGGGAGATAGTTGATAACTCTGTAGATGAGGCATTAGCTGGTTATTGTAATAGAATTGAGGTAAGCATACTGCCTGATAATATAATTGAGGTAAAGGACAATGGAAGAGGAATCCCAGTAGGAATACACCCTAAATATGGAAAATCAGCTCTTGAAATAGTACTTACAGTTCTTCATGCTGGAGGAAAATTTGAAAATGATAACTATAAGGTATCAGGAGGACTTCATGGAGTTGGAGTTTCTGTTGTAAATGCTCTTTCAGAGTGGTTAGAAGTTACAGTAAGAACAGATGGGAAGATATGGTATCAAAGATATGATAGAGGAATTCCAGAAGAGGATGTAAAAGAGATTGGTGTAGCTGGAAAAGATGAACATGGAACAACAGTTAGATTTAAAGCTGACTATGAGATTTTTGAAACATTAGTTTATGATTACAATACTTTAAAAAATAGATTAAAAGAGTTAGCATATTTGAATAAAGATTTAGAGATTTGCCTAAGCGACAGTAGAAAAGAGCCTTTTAAAAAAGAGGAGTTTAAATTTGAAGGAGGAATAGTAGATTTCTTAAAGGAGATCACAGAGGATACAGAGAAATTAATCTCTGAACCTATCTATATGTCTGGAGAGATTGATAATGTTGCTGTAGATATTGCATTTTTATATACAGTAAATCAAGCTGAGATAATCTACTCTTTTGTAAATAATATCAATACTCATGAGGGTGGAACGCATGTAAGTGGATTTAGAACTGCACTTACAAGAGTTATCAATGATGTGGGAAAAACTCAAGGATATCTGAAAGAAAAAGATGGAAAATTATTGGGAAATGATATTAGAGAGGGAGTTACAGCTATTGTTTCAGTTAAAGTTCCTCAACCACAATTTGAAGGGCAAACTAAGACAAAATTAGGAAACTCTGAGGTATCAGGAATTGTTTCTACAATAGTTGGAAATAGCTTAAAAATAGTTTTAGAAGATAATCCAAATGATACAAAAATTATTATAGATAAGATATTGAACTCTAAAAAAGCTAGAGAGGCTGCTCAAAGAGCAAGAGAATTAGTTTTAAGAAAATCTGTTTTAGAAGTTGGATCACTTCCTGGAAAGTTAGCAGACTGCTCATCTAAAGACCCAGCTGAATGTGAAATCTATATAGTTGAGGGAGATTCAGCAGGAGGATCAGCAAAACAAGGAAGAGATAGATCTCACCAAGCTATTTTACCATTGAGAGGTAAGATACTTAACGTTGAAAAAGCTGGATTGCATAAAGCTTTAGAAAATAATGAAGTTAGATCTATGATAACAGCTTTTGGAACAAGTATAGGAGATAGTTTTAATATTGAGAAGTTAAGATATGGAAAGATAATTATTATGACTGACGCCGATGTTGATGGTGCTCACATAAGAACACTACTTCTTACATTCCTATATAGATACTTAGTTGAACTTATTTACAATGGACATGTATATATAGCTCAACCACCTCTATACAAGATAACTACTGGAAAGCAAATAAGATATGCTTATAGTGATAAAGAATTAAAGGAGATCACATCAGTATTTGAAGGGGAAGATAAGAGATATACACTACAAAGATATAAAGGGTTAGGAGAGATGAACCCGGAACAACTTTGGGAAACAACTATGGATCCAAAATCGAGAACACTTCTTCAAGTTACAATAGATGATGCTAGAGCAGCAGATATGCTATTTGATAAACTTATGGGAGATAAAGTAGATCCAAGAAGAGAGTTTATTGAAGAAAATGCAGAGTATGTAAAAAATCTTGATATTTAA